A window of Spartinivicinus poritis contains these coding sequences:
- a CDS encoding DUF6939 family protein, protein MNNLTKIHIASKRKKLQTLEREFPGCQIIDVTSKAEMPWVKFSPFYPHGDIPIPFSTRTAASVEGIWQGLKVFKTTDVDMKCFSITTMKGIKRTVRRFGKVLGHRRGVDGELLPYIEARKEIYLPAYNWVLENKLQRELIQLTEIANKQGLVLLDYETNTDINNPSKPLSHASLIRQYLECNICS, encoded by the coding sequence ATGAATAACTTGACTAAAATCCATATTGCTAGCAAAAGAAAAAAGCTGCAAACCCTAGAAAGAGAGTTTCCTGGCTGTCAAATTATTGATGTAACCTCAAAAGCGGAAATGCCTTGGGTAAAATTTAGTCCTTTCTATCCACATGGTGATATACCTATACCTTTTTCAACGAGAACAGCTGCATCAGTGGAAGGAATATGGCAAGGGCTAAAGGTCTTCAAAACAACTGATGTTGATATGAAATGTTTTTCGATAACAACTATGAAAGGTATTAAAAGAACCGTAAGGCGCTTTGGTAAAGTGCTTGGCCATCGCCGAGGAGTTGACGGAGAACTTTTACCTTATATTGAGGCTAGGAAAGAAATTTACTTACCTGCTTATAACTGGGTGCTAGAGAACAAATTACAAAGGGAGTTAATACAGCTTACAGAAATTGCAAATAAGCAAGGGCTTGTTCTGCTGGACTATGAAACGAATACTGATATTAACAACCCAAGTAAGCCATTGTCTCATGCATCGCTGATTAGGCAATATTTGGAATGTAATATCTGTTCATAA